The Rhodobacter sp. CZR27 genome includes a window with the following:
- a CDS encoding ABC transporter substrate-binding protein, producing MRATTFHPSRRSVLAGGAALAATAALPRFVQAQTSEPIRLGFQLHRTGIGAAYGRWYERTALAALKVVNEAGGIAGRPVEILFEDDATDPRRGAEVVEKLATQANVDLIFGPLFSHVVIGSAPRAGELKIPYLVCSEGYHVASGKLNRWVLQPGITDVRAQVTAMAPFVTSTLGKKVTMIFPDYAFGHDHRDFFSAAVEAQGGEVVAKIAIPPTETSFTRYFPRIPSETEVLYHVMVGPSVLTFVKELGEFYGSGAKPQIFGFIDSLEAVDIGSPGLEFLEGSHFWEGQCRMLQPDASEAETFYRAAVGVDANGAAIEDPKNVSCYGHMFSVWETLFAIKQGMEACGWRGPQDRQAFVEAIEAITDMPAGRERPQGAKVFNAKLHQAFGHQFITKLEGGKLVKVHETSIEDGHYESDVDYTAMSF from the coding sequence ATGCGCGCGACGACGTTCCACCCTTCCCGCCGGTCGGTGCTTGCCGGAGGCGCGGCCCTCGCGGCCACGGCGGCGCTGCCCCGCTTCGTGCAGGCCCAGACCTCGGAGCCGATCCGGCTCGGCTTCCAGTTGCACCGCACCGGCATCGGCGCCGCCTACGGCCGCTGGTACGAGCGCACGGCGCTTGCCGCGCTGAAGGTGGTGAACGAGGCCGGCGGCATCGCGGGCCGGCCGGTCGAGATCCTGTTCGAGGATGACGCGACCGACCCGCGCCGCGGCGCCGAGGTGGTCGAGAAGCTGGCGACGCAGGCCAATGTCGACCTGATCTTCGGGCCGCTGTTCAGCCATGTGGTGATCGGTTCGGCCCCGCGGGCGGGCGAACTGAAGATCCCCTACCTCGTCTGCTCGGAAGGCTACCACGTCGCCTCGGGCAAGCTGAACCGTTGGGTGCTGCAGCCGGGGATCACCGACGTGCGGGCGCAGGTGACGGCGATGGCGCCCTTCGTGACCTCGACCCTCGGCAAGAAGGTCACGATGATCTTCCCCGACTACGCCTTCGGCCACGACCACCGCGACTTCTTCTCGGCCGCGGTCGAGGCGCAGGGCGGCGAGGTGGTGGCGAAGATCGCGATCCCGCCGACCGAGACCAGCTTCACCCGCTACTTCCCTCGCATCCCCTCGGAGACCGAGGTGCTCTATCACGTCATGGTCGGGCCGTCGGTCCTGACCTTCGTGAAGGAGCTGGGCGAGTTCTACGGATCGGGCGCGAAGCCGCAGATCTTCGGCTTCATCGACTCGCTCGAAGCGGTGGACATCGGCAGCCCGGGCCTCGAGTTCCTCGAGGGCTCGCACTTCTGGGAAGGCCAGTGCCGGATGCTCCAGCCCGACGCGTCCGAGGCCGAGACCTTCTATCGCGCCGCCGTGGGCGTGGATGCGAACGGCGCGGCCATCGAGGATCCGAAGAACGTGTCCTGCTACGGCCACATGTTCTCGGTCTGGGAGACGCTCTTTGCGATCAAGCAGGGCATGGAGGCCTGCGGCTGGCGCGGGCCGCAGGACCGGCAGGCCTTCGTCGAGGCGATCGAGGCGATCACCGACATGCCCGCGGGGCGCGAGCGTCCGCAGGGCGCCAAGGTCTTCAACGCGAAGCTTCACCAGGCCTTCGGACACCAGTTCATCACCAAGCTGGAAGGCGGGAAGCTCGTGAAGGTCCACGAGACCTCGATCGAGGACGGCCATTACGAGAGCGACGTGGACTACACGGCCATGTCCTTCTGA